The DNA region CGCGGGCCGCCACGACCTCGTCCTCGTCGCGACCGGACGGGACGGGCTCGGGAGCCTCTTCCCCGTCGACCCCGCGCGCACCGCGTACCAGAGCCCGCAACGGCGGGTGCTCATGGTGACCTTGACCGGCCTCGGCCACGGACCAGAGGTCTTCGCCCACCGGAGCGCCGCAGGCGGGCGGCACAGCAGCTTCTCCTTCGTCACCGACCAAGGCGAAGCGTGGTGGGGTCCCTATCTCCATAAAGACGCTGGACCGTCGTGGGCGTTCCTCGCCTGGGGGAAGCCGGGCAGCGATTGGGAGCGCCGTTTCACCGCCCCGACGAATCTCGCCCAAGCCCATCAAGCCGTGCTCGAACTGCACCGCGACTACCTCGATTGGGATCTCGCGGAAGCCGAGGCGCTGCGGACCATCGCGGACGACCCCCGTTCTTGGCTCTCCGGGGCCATCACCCCGCTCGTGCGCCGCGGGACAGGGCGCACGGCGAGCGGGCACGCCGTGGCGGCGCTCGGCGACGCGGCCGTCGCCTACGACCCGATCGCCGGGCAGGGCGCGCAAACCGGCCTGCTGCACGCGGCGTTCCTCGTGCGTGCGGCTTCGGCGCACAACGGCCCCTTCGACGGGGAATGGCTCACCGCCGTGTTCGAGGAGTTCTACGCCGACCGCATCCGAGCGGCCTACGAGGCCACTCGGCTCTACCTCGGCGATCCCGACTACGCCGAGGCGAACGGGCTCATTTTCGGGGCGGCGCAGGTGCGCCCCGCCGTCGCAGGAGCGGCGTTCGCCTTGCTCTCCGATCCCCGCCCAGTCCTCGCGTTCGACAAGCCGCACGGCTGGCGGCAGTTCGTCGCGAACGCAGCGGGCGAAGACCCCGACGCCCTCCTCGCCCGCTTCACACCCGCAGGCCGGTTCCAACGCTCCGCGTACGGGGCGGCTCCTGCTCAGTGACCGTCGCCGAGCCCCGCGAGCGGCAGCCACCGCTCCACCTCGCGGGCGCGATGCCCGGACGCGCAGACTAGCTGCCGCTCCAGCGCCGTCTGCGCGTCGATGAGCCCGACAGCGAGCAGCAACCACGTCCGAGCGTCCGTCTCATAGACGTTCGGCGGGGTGCCCCTGGTGTGCCTTGGGCCTGCCACGCATTGCACAGCGACGAACGGGGCCACCCGCACTTCCACCGAGTTGCCGGGGGCGAGCGCGGCGAGCGTGCGGGCCGTGAGCCGCACCGCGGCGGCCAAGGCCGCGCGCTCGGGCGCGGGCTCAGACTCGTCCCGCAGCCATGGCGCCACCGCGGCCAAGGCCGCGTGCAGCTCATGCGGGTCTGCCGCCGACCGTCGCGCCATCGTCTCTCCTGACCTGCCTGCCGCCTTCGTCCAGCGCGGCGGTTAGGCGAACAGCGCGGGGAGGGTTCCCTCGTGGGCGCTTCGCAGCTCGTCAAGGCCGACAGTGAAGAGGCCTTGGACTTCGAGTTCGGCGCTGCCCGGCACGACCACGCCCACCCGCAGGACCGGCACGCCGCGCGAAGCGACCAGCGATTCGAACGCGCCCGCTTGGGTGTGGGTGACCGCGACGAGCGCACGCCCGGGCGATTCGGCGAAGAGGGACACGAACGGATCGGCCGCCTCAGGCAAGATCACGCGGGCGCCGACGCCGACCGCGAGGACCGATTCGACGAGCGCCTGCGCGAGACCGCCCTCAGACAGGTCGTGCGCCCCGTTCACCAGGCCCTGCCGCGTGGCGGCCTGCAACACTTCCGCGAGACGGCGCTCGGCTTCGAGGTCAACCTCAGGAGGCTGTCCGCCAAGATGCCCGTGGCACACCTGCGCCCACGCTGAACCGTCCAGTTCGTCACGGGTCGCGCCGAGCTGGAACAGCACCTGGCCGTGATCCGGGGCGAAGCCCACCCGCACAGCGCTGGCGACGTCCTCGAGGACGCCGAGCACGCCGACGACCGGAGTGGGATGGATCGGCACGTCTGCGGTTTGGTTGTAGAAACTCACATTTCCGCCGGTCACGGGAATGCCGAGCGTCGCGCAACCGTCCGCCAAACCACGCACCGCCTGCGAAAACTGCCACATGACGCCGGGGTCTTGCGGCGAGCCGAAGTTCAGGCAGTTGGTGACGGCCCTCGGCGCAGCGCCCGTGACGGCGACATTGCGGTACGCCTCGGCGAGGGCAAGCTGCGCCCCCCGATACGGATCGAGCTTGGTGAACCTGCCATTGGCGTCGGTGGCGATCGCGACGCCGAGCCCGGACTCCTCGTCCACGCGGACCAGCCCGGCGTCCGCGCCGGGGATGAGCACGGAGTTGCCCCGCACCAAGGAGTCGTACTGCTCGGTGATGAACCGTTTCGAGCACAGTCCTGGCGAGGCGACGAGCGCGAGCAGCGTCTCGCGCAGCTGCGGCCCGCCGACCGGGCGGCGCAGCCCCGCCGACGTGTCGGCGGCCAGGGCGTCTTGGAAGGCCGGGCGTTCGACCGGGCGGCGGTACACCGGCCCCTCGTCCGCCAAGGTCCGCGCGACGACGTCGACGATCCGCTCGCCATGCCAGTCCACCTGCAAACGCCCGGTGTCGGTGACCTCGCCGATGACTGTGGCGGTGACCTCCCAGCGCGCGCAGATGGCGAGGAACGCCGCCAGGTTCTCGGGCGAGACGATGGCGCACATCCGCTCCTGGGACTCGCTGCACAGGGTTTCGGCGGGGGTCATATCGGCGGCCCGCAAGGGCACTTTGTCGAGCGTCACGCGCATCCCGCCGTCTCCCGCCGCCGCCAGCTCGGAGATCGCGCACGACAGGCCCGCGCCGCCGAGGTCCTGGATGCCCTCGACGAGTCCTGCCGCGAAGATCTCCAGGCTCGACTCGATGAGCAGTTTCTCCATGAACGGGTCGCCCACCTGGACCGCGGGAAGTTTCTTGCCGCCGCCCGCGGACTCGCCCTCGAAGGTTTCGGACGCGAGCACCGACACCCCGCCGATGCCGTCGCGGCCGGTGCGGGCTCCGTACAGCACGACGAGGTTGCCCACGCCGCTTGCTTTGGCCTCATGGACCGCGTCCGCCCGCAGAACCCCGAGGCACAGCGCGTTGACCAGAGGATTGCCCGTGTAGCAGTCGTCGAAGAGGGTCTGCCCCCCGATATTCGGCAAGCCGAGGCAGTTGCCGTAGCCGCCGACCCCCGCGACGACGCCGGGGAGCACCCGACGTGTGTCGGGGGC from Segniliparus rotundus DSM 44985 includes:
- a CDS encoding styrene monooxygenase/indole monooxygenase family protein, yielding MAQRTRTALVIGAGQTGASAAYGLQRAGFQTTLISERDQRSLRDDVPATGTAALFGQSIEAERELGLDTYLDRAPVITGQSVRLVDGSQPQRPEHLAFDAEFPGFVAVAVDTRLKADERITAFLDIGGELRVEKVEPDRLDELAGRHDLVLVATGRDGLGSLFPVDPARTAYQSPQRRVLMVTLTGLGHGPEVFAHRSAAGGRHSSFSFVTDQGEAWWGPYLHKDAGPSWAFLAWGKPGSDWERRFTAPTNLAQAHQAVLELHRDYLDWDLAEAEALRTIADDPRSWLSGAITPLVRRGTGRTASGHAVAALGDAAVAYDPIAGQGAQTGLLHAAFLVRAASAHNGPFDGEWLTAVFEEFYADRIRAAYEATRLYLGDPDYAEANGLIFGAAQVRPAVAGAAFALLSDPRPVLAFDKPHGWRQFVANAAGEDPDALLARFTPAGRFQRSAYGAAPAQ
- a CDS encoding sterol carrier family protein — translated: MARRSAADPHELHAALAAVAPWLRDESEPAPERAALAAAVRLTARTLAALAPGNSVEVRVAPFVAVQCVAGPRHTRGTPPNVYETDARTWLLLAVGLIDAQTALERQLVCASGHRAREVERWLPLAGLGDGH
- the purL gene encoding phosphoribosylformylglycinamidine synthase subunit PurL produces the protein MTVDTVEAANQTPEQPQPFRELGLTEEEYQRIKDLLGRRPTDSELGMYSVMWSEHCSYKSSKVHLQYFGETTTEQMRTGLLAGIGANAGVVDIGHGWAVTFKAESHNHPSFIEPYQGAATGVGGIVRDILAMGARPVAVMDQLCFGAADAPDTRRVLPGVVAGVGGYGNCLGLPNIGGQTLFDDCYTGNPLVNALCLGVLRADAVHEAKASGVGNLVVLYGARTGRDGIGGVSVLASETFEGESAGGGKKLPAVQVGDPFMEKLLIESSLEIFAAGLVEGIQDLGGAGLSCAISELAAAGDGGMRVTLDKVPLRAADMTPAETLCSESQERMCAIVSPENLAAFLAICARWEVTATVIGEVTDTGRLQVDWHGERIVDVVARTLADEGPVYRRPVERPAFQDALAADTSAGLRRPVGGPQLRETLLALVASPGLCSKRFITEQYDSLVRGNSVLIPGADAGLVRVDEESGLGVAIATDANGRFTKLDPYRGAQLALAEAYRNVAVTGAAPRAVTNCLNFGSPQDPGVMWQFSQAVRGLADGCATLGIPVTGGNVSFYNQTADVPIHPTPVVGVLGVLEDVASAVRVGFAPDHGQVLFQLGATRDELDGSAWAQVCHGHLGGQPPEVDLEAERRLAEVLQAATRQGLVNGAHDLSEGGLAQALVESVLAVGVGARVILPEAADPFVSLFAESPGRALVAVTHTQAGAFESLVASRGVPVLRVGVVVPGSAELEVQGLFTVGLDELRSAHEGTLPALFA